The following coding sequences lie in one Pectobacterium sp. A5351 genomic window:
- a CDS encoding type II toxin-antitoxin system HigB family toxin: MHVISRAPFDTATTQFPNQAAALADLYRVIKREMYATPDDMKKRFPSLDRMKYREKWWVIDIGGGHLRMMFFADFERGEIFIKHITSHAEYDRLTEYYRRNKE, encoded by the coding sequence ATGCATGTTATTTCGCGGGCACCTTTCGACACTGCAACCACTCAGTTTCCGAATCAGGCGGCAGCACTTGCTGATCTATATCGGGTTATCAAACGCGAAATGTATGCAACGCCGGATGATATGAAAAAACGCTTTCCCAGCCTGGATAGGATGAAATATCGGGAAAAGTGGTGGGTGATTGATATTGGTGGCGGGCATCTTCGAATGATGTTTTTTGCTGATTTCGAGCGGGGGGAAATCTTCATCAAGCACATCACATCCCATGCAGAGTACGACAGGCTGACAGAGTATTACCGGAGGAATAAAGAATGA
- a CDS encoding helix-turn-helix domain-containing protein has protein sequence MMYADAIKAANNLMSIVPFLGGSTSRKDYEDALKLTEYLIESEPDSPLIDMLTAKIDKYEDDASEFAAFNERVKALPAGIALLRVLMDQHQLTQSDFEAEIGKKSLVSRILNGERTLTLDHMRALAKRFDIPVSAFVD, from the coding sequence ATGATGTATGCAGACGCTATCAAGGCAGCTAACAACCTGATGAGTATCGTACCGTTCCTCGGTGGTAGCACTTCGCGTAAGGATTATGAGGATGCGCTGAAACTCACTGAATACCTGATCGAGAGTGAGCCTGATAGCCCGTTAATCGATATGCTGACTGCCAAGATTGACAAATACGAAGATGATGCGTCGGAGTTTGCTGCCTTCAACGAACGTGTTAAAGCTCTGCCTGCCGGTATCGCTTTACTGCGCGTCCTCATGGATCAGCATCAGCTAACGCAGAGTGATTTTGAAGCTGAGATCGGTAAAAAGTCTCTGGTATCCCGCATTCTAAACGGTGAGCGTACTCTAACGCTTGATCATATGAGAGCGCTTGCTAAACGATTCGATATTCCCGTGAGTGCTTTTGTTGATTGA